In Xanthomonas fragariae, the genomic window GGGTCGATGCGGCCTTCGCCGCGCATGATCTTCTTGAACTCGGCGCGGCTGACCGACACATAGCGCTCGTTGCCGCCGATCTCCACCTGCGGGCCGTCCTGCACGGCGTGCCCCTGCGCATCCACGCGGACGGTCATGGTGGCCTTGCTGCCGCTGTGACAGATGGTCTTGATCTCGTCCAGCTCATCGGCCCAGGCCAGCAGGAACTGGCTGCCTTCGAACAGCTCGCCGCGGAAGTCGGTGCGCAGGCCGTAGCACAGCACCGGAATGCGCAGACGGTCGACCACCTCGCTCAGTTGCCAGACCTGTGCGCGGCTGAGGAACTGCGCCTCGTCGACCAGCACGCAATGCAGCGCGCCCTCGGCCTGGATGTCGCGCCCGATCAGCTGCTGCAACTCGGTGTCGCGATCAAACGGGCGCCCGTCCGCACGCAGGCCGATCCGCGAGGCGACCACGCCACTGCCGGCGCGGTGATCGAGCTTGGGCGTGAGGATCAGTGTGCGCATGCCGCGTTCGCGGTAGTTGTGCGCCGATTGCAGCAAGGTGGTGGTCTTGCCGGCATTCATCGCCGAATAGTAGAAATAGAGCTTGGCCATCGAGCGATTTTACCGGGCCAAGTGGCGTCCGGTGGCGGCCCGTTGCATGAACCAGCCGCGCCGCTTGCCCGACGCAGCGCCGGTACAATGGCCCGCTCTGCTGGAAACCCCTATGCACGGTCTCAATCCCCCGCAACGCGCCGCAGTGCTGCACTGCGAAGGTCCCTTGTTGGTGCTGGCCGGTGCCGGCAGCGGCAAGACGCGTGTGATCGTGGAAAAGATCGCGCATCTGATCGCCATCGGCCGCTATCCGGCCAAGCGCATTGCAGCGATCACCTTCACCAACAAGTCGGCCAAGGAAATGCGCGAGCGTGTGGCCAAGCGCATCCGTGGCGATGGCGCCGATGGCC contains:
- a CDS encoding thymidine kinase, with the protein product MAKLYFYYSAMNAGKTTTLLQSAHNYRERGMRTLILTPKLDHRAGSGVVASRIGLRADGRPFDRDTELQQLIGRDIQAEGALHCVLVDEAQFLSRAQVWQLSEVVDRLRIPVLCYGLRTDFRGELFEGSQFLLAWADELDEIKTICHSGSKATMTVRVDAQGHAVQDGPQVEIGGNERYVSVSRAEFKKIMRGEGRIDPLQIVLPLPPAEA